In Comamonadaceae bacterium OS-1, a single window of DNA contains:
- the rspR_1 gene encoding HTH-type transcriptional repressor RspR has translation MESTTTNTNTIVEALTKAIVEHRLHPGTKLAEQKLADHFGVSRTLVRQALFQLSQNRLIRLEPARGAFVAAPSVAEARQVFSVRRMLEAELVRALVRDITPSKIKALKEQAVVEKAALKDKDLTNRTEVLGNFHIRMAELLDNDVLVQMMVELLSRCSLITLMYQTDNPTDHTCDDHDELIKALAAKDEALAVRLIDEHLHNLESNLTFDRKIPSNDIAMALA, from the coding sequence ATGGAATCCACCACGACCAATACCAATACGATCGTCGAAGCCCTGACCAAGGCGATTGTTGAGCACCGGCTCCACCCCGGCACCAAACTGGCTGAACAAAAGCTGGCCGACCATTTTGGTGTCTCCCGCACCCTGGTCCGGCAGGCCCTGTTCCAGCTATCCCAAAACCGCCTGATCCGGCTGGAGCCCGCGCGCGGAGCCTTTGTGGCCGCGCCGTCGGTGGCCGAAGCGCGCCAGGTGTTTTCCGTGCGCCGCATGCTGGAGGCTGAACTGGTGCGCGCCCTGGTGCGCGACATCACTCCAAGCAAAATCAAGGCCTTGAAGGAGCAGGCCGTGGTGGAGAAGGCGGCACTCAAAGACAAAGACCTGACCAACCGCACCGAAGTGTTGGGCAATTTCCACATCCGCATGGCCGAGTTGCTGGACAACGATGTGCTGGTGCAAATGATGGTGGAGCTGCTGTCGCGCTGCTCGCTCATCACCCTGATGTACCAGACCGACAACCCCACCGACCACACCTGTGACGACCACGACGAGCTCATCAAAGCCCTGGCCGCCAAAGACGAAGCCCTGGCTGTGCGCCTGATCGACGAGCATTTGCATAACCTCGAATCCAACCTCACGTTCGACCGCAAAATCCCCAGCAACGACATCGCCATGGCGCTGGCCTGA
- the pucM gene encoding 5-hydroxyisourate hydrolase, giving the protein MGLSTHVLDTMHGSPAAGMAVELYATQGENSTLIKRFVTNADGRSEGLLLDSEALQVGTYRLTFDVKGYFKAQGVALPEPNFLHRVSLDFGIADPRQHYHVPLLVSPWSYSTYRGS; this is encoded by the coding sequence ATGGGATTAAGCACACACGTTTTGGATACTATGCACGGCAGCCCGGCTGCTGGTATGGCGGTGGAACTTTACGCTACGCAGGGGGAGAACAGCACGCTGATCAAGCGTTTTGTGACCAACGCGGATGGCCGCAGTGAGGGCCTTTTGCTCGACTCCGAGGCTCTGCAGGTTGGTACCTACAGGCTCACGTTTGACGTAAAAGGCTACTTTAAGGCCCAAGGCGTGGCCCTGCCCGAGCCGAATTTCCTCCACCGCGTGAGCCTGGACTTTGGTATTGCTGATCCCCGCCAGCACTACCATGTGCCGCTGCTGGTCAGCCCCTGGAGTTACTCCACGTACCGCGGCAGCTAG
- the folE gene encoding GTP cyclohydrolase 1, whose protein sequence is MKTPDAINAVALADARDGEGTPVSVKIRERLLAARKRFNANDNIAEFIQPGELDLLLDEVTDKMQGVLSSMVIDTDRDHNTNNTARRVAKMYLKEVFQGRYVAAPNITEFPNAEHLNELMIVGPITVRSACSHHLCPVIGMIWIGVLPNEHTNVIGLSKYARLAEWIMGRPQIQEEAVVQLADLIQEKTQPDGLAIVMEASHYCMGWRGVKDMDSKMINSVMRGAFLKDSNLRREFLSLIPRKS, encoded by the coding sequence ATGAAAACACCCGACGCTATAAACGCTGTTGCGCTGGCCGATGCCCGCGACGGTGAAGGCACGCCTGTGTCTGTCAAGATCCGCGAGCGGCTGCTGGCCGCGCGCAAACGGTTCAACGCCAACGACAACATTGCCGAGTTCATCCAGCCCGGCGAGCTCGATCTCTTGCTCGACGAAGTGACCGACAAAATGCAGGGCGTGCTCAGCAGCATGGTGATCGACACCGACCGCGACCACAACACCAACAACACCGCGCGCCGCGTGGCCAAGATGTACCTCAAGGAGGTGTTCCAGGGCCGCTACGTGGCGGCACCCAACATCACCGAATTCCCCAACGCCGAGCACTTGAACGAGCTGATGATTGTCGGCCCCATCACTGTGCGCAGCGCCTGTTCACACCACCTGTGCCCGGTGATCGGCATGATCTGGATCGGCGTGCTGCCCAACGAGCACACCAACGTGATTGGTCTGTCCAAGTACGCGCGCCTGGCCGAATGGATCATGGGCCGCCCGCAAATCCAGGAAGAAGCCGTGGTGCAACTGGCCGACCTGATCCAGGAAAAAACCCAGCCAGATGGTCTGGCCATCGTCATGGAAGCCAGCCACTACTGCATGGGCTGGCGCGGTGTGAAAGACATGGACAGCAAGATGATCAACTCGGTGATGCGCGGTGCATTCCTGAAGGATTCGAACCTGCGCCGCGAATTTTTGTCCCTCATTCCCAGAAAGAGCTAA
- the ylxH gene encoding flagellum site-determining protein YlxH, translated as MNNILNSPSPLSGSGAKVIAITSGKGGVGKTFVSANLAAALAKRGHRVLVLDADLGLANLDVVLNLHPKITLHDVFTGKAMLDEAIVKAPGGFSVLLAGSGMVEYSRLTPEVRDEFLQVVRTLMPRFDVLLLDTGAGISDVVLFSVSLASEVLVVATPEPTSLTDAYAAIKVLATQQKRQHVRMVINQTARPGDGRAITTQLQQVLDRFVTNGTGRSIRLIHVGDIPADPSVREAVMRRQLLMVHTPGCPAALAVSELARKLDETVVSPPEAR; from the coding sequence ATGAACAACATTCTGAATTCCCCCTCCCCCCTCAGCGGCTCCGGAGCCAAAGTGATCGCCATCACCAGCGGCAAAGGCGGTGTAGGTAAAACCTTTGTGTCGGCCAATCTGGCTGCAGCCCTGGCCAAACGTGGCCACCGCGTACTGGTGCTGGATGCCGATCTGGGCCTGGCCAACCTGGACGTGGTGCTGAACCTGCACCCCAAGATCACCCTGCACGATGTGTTTACCGGTAAAGCCATGCTGGACGAGGCGATCGTCAAAGCCCCGGGCGGCTTCTCGGTGCTGTTGGCCGGTTCGGGCATGGTCGAGTATTCGCGCCTGACCCCCGAGGTGCGTGACGAATTTCTGCAAGTGGTGCGCACCCTGATGCCGCGCTTCGATGTGCTGTTGCTGGACACCGGCGCAGGCATTTCGGACGTGGTGCTGTTTTCCGTGTCGCTGGCCTCCGAAGTGCTGGTGGTGGCCACGCCCGAGCCCACCTCGCTGACCGATGCCTATGCCGCCATCAAGGTGCTGGCCACCCAGCAAAAGCGCCAGCACGTGCGCATGGTGATCAACCAGACTGCCCGCCCTGGCGACGGTCGTGCCATCACCACCCAGTTACAGCAGGTGCTGGACCGTTTTGTCACCAACGGCACCGGGCGTTCGATCCGCCTGATCCACGTCGGCGACATCCCTGCCGACCCGTCGGTGCGTGAAGCCGTGATGCGCCGCCAACTGCTGATGGTCCACACCCCTGGCTGCCCGGCCGCCCTGGCGGTGTCGGAGCTGGCCCGCAAGCTGGACGAAACCGTGGTCTCGCCACCAGAAGCACGCTAA
- a CDS encoding putative sulfate transporter: MPKNLVNLVRFQRWFPFLSWPRPSRSTMVGELWAGMTVGMMVIPQGVAYAALAGMPLVTGIYASLLPALVAVLWSSSTRLSVGPTALSALLVGSAFLGLAEPGSAQWVTLAVWLALLSGLLQIVLGLGRFGWLLNLVSAPVLTGFTQAAAILILLSQLPALIGLKGPLSNLLHQPQIDWQAALFGLGALAVLVLGKRWFPKFPVLMVLVVASALLSAGLGFASGGGAVVGALPAGLPALQLPGTITLAQLGDLAMPVLVLTLISFLETASSAKVDNQRGGTRWNENQDLIGQGMAKVASGLCGAFPTSSSFSRSAINLYAGAKTGWATIFSVILVLLVLLWLTPALYHVPQSVLAAVVVAAVSSLVQPAELRRIWRAAPVEAVTCATTFVLTLATAPRLYWGVLAGLLMALSHFLYHRLHPRIIEIGLHPDGSLRDRHLWNLPPLAPHLYALRMDAELDFASASSLERAVMEHLAMHPGVRQVCLFAQPINRIDATGVDTFGKLRHALAHNHITLHLSGMKLPVENVLRRAGELPPDGVRLHRTDHDALLALQHGPEDFAI; the protein is encoded by the coding sequence ATGCCTAAAAACCTTGTAAACCTGGTTCGGTTCCAGCGCTGGTTTCCCTTCCTCAGCTGGCCGCGCCCCAGCCGCAGCACCATGGTCGGCGAACTCTGGGCCGGAATGACGGTGGGCATGATGGTGATTCCCCAGGGCGTGGCCTACGCCGCGCTGGCGGGCATGCCACTGGTGACTGGCATTTACGCCTCGCTGCTGCCCGCGCTGGTGGCGGTGCTGTGGAGCTCGTCCACCCGTCTGTCGGTAGGGCCCACGGCTTTAAGCGCCCTGCTGGTGGGTAGCGCCTTTTTGGGGCTGGCAGAACCGGGCAGCGCGCAGTGGGTGACGCTGGCGGTGTGGCTGGCGCTGTTGTCGGGTCTGCTGCAGATCGTGCTGGGGTTGGGGCGCTTTGGCTGGCTGCTGAACCTGGTCAGCGCGCCGGTGCTGACCGGCTTTACCCAGGCGGCGGCGATTCTGATTTTGCTGTCGCAACTGCCCGCATTGATCGGCCTCAAAGGGCCCCTGTCCAACTTGCTGCACCAGCCGCAGATCGACTGGCAGGCGGCGTTGTTTGGGCTGGGCGCACTGGCCGTGCTGGTGCTGGGCAAACGCTGGTTTCCCAAATTTCCGGTGCTGATGGTGCTGGTGGTGGCCAGTGCGCTGCTGAGTGCCGGGCTGGGCTTTGCCAGCGGTGGCGGCGCGGTGGTGGGGGCTCTGCCCGCCGGTCTGCCCGCGCTGCAACTGCCTGGCACCATCACGCTGGCGCAACTGGGTGACCTGGCCATGCCGGTGCTGGTGCTCACGCTGATCAGTTTTCTGGAAACCGCGTCGAGCGCCAAGGTGGACAACCAGCGCGGCGGCACCCGCTGGAACGAGAACCAGGATTTGATCGGCCAGGGCATGGCCAAGGTGGCTTCGGGCCTGTGCGGGGCCTTTCCCACCAGCTCGTCGTTCTCGCGATCGGCCATCAACCTGTATGCCGGAGCCAAAACCGGTTGGGCGACGATTTTCTCGGTCATCCTGGTGCTGCTGGTGCTGCTATGGCTGACCCCGGCGCTGTACCACGTGCCGCAGTCGGTATTGGCGGCGGTGGTGGTGGCCGCCGTGTCCAGCCTGGTGCAACCGGCCGAGCTGCGCCGCATCTGGCGCGCCGCCCCGGTGGAGGCGGTGACCTGCGCCACCACCTTTGTACTGACCCTGGCCACCGCGCCCCGGCTGTACTGGGGCGTGCTGGCCGGTTTGCTGATGGCCTTGTCGCACTTTTTGTACCACCGGCTGCACCCGCGCATCATCGAGATAGGTCTGCACCCCGACGGCAGCCTGCGCGACCGCCACCTGTGGAACCTGCCGCCGCTGGCTCCGCACCTGTACGCGCTGCGCATGGATGCCGAGCTGGACTTTGCCTCGGCCAGCAGCCTGGAACGTGCTGTGATGGAGCACCTGGCGATGCACCCCGGCGTGCGCCAGGTCTGCCTGTTTGCCCAGCCCATCAACCGCATCGATGCCACCGGGGTGGACACCTTTGGCAAACTGCGCCATGCTCTGGCGCACAACCACATCACCTTGCACCTCAGTGGCATGAAGCTACCGGTCGAAAACGTGCTGCGCCGCGCCGGAGAGCTCCCACCTGACGGGGTACGCCTGCACCGCACCGACCACGATGCGCTGCTGGCCCTGCAGCACGGACCGGAAGATTTTGCGATCTAA
- the moeB gene encoding molybdopterin-synthase adenylyltransferase, with protein MNDDQLLRYSRHILLDDIGIEGQERLLAAHALVIGAGGLGSPVALYLATAGIGHITLVDHDTVDLTNLQRQIAHSLERVGQPKVDSARAAMQAINPEVQITAVHARADAALLDTLVAQADVVLDCCDNFATRHAVNAACVRHRKPLVSGAAIRMDGQISVFDARDTASPCYACVFPPSDDFEETRCAVMGVLAPLVGIIGAMQAAEAIKLLSGAGTSLAGRLQMLDARSMAWNDIRIPRDPECTVCAQKS; from the coding sequence ATGAACGACGACCAACTGCTGCGCTACTCGCGCCACATCCTGCTGGACGACATCGGTATCGAGGGGCAAGAGCGGCTGCTGGCTGCGCACGCGCTGGTCATCGGTGCGGGCGGGCTGGGCTCGCCGGTGGCGCTGTACCTGGCCACGGCGGGCATAGGCCACATCACCCTGGTAGACCACGACACCGTGGACCTGACCAACCTGCAGCGGCAAATCGCCCACAGCCTGGAGCGCGTGGGCCAGCCCAAGGTGGATTCGGCACGCGCCGCCATGCAGGCCATCAACCCCGAGGTGCAGATCACCGCCGTCCACGCCCGGGCCGATGCCGCGCTGCTGGACACGCTGGTGGCCCAGGCCGACGTGGTGCTGGACTGCTGCGACAACTTCGCCACCCGCCATGCCGTCAACGCCGCCTGCGTGCGCCACCGCAAGCCGCTGGTGTCGGGCGCGGCCATCCGCATGGACGGGCAGATCAGTGTGTTTGATGCGCGCGACACGGCTTCGCCCTGCTACGCCTGCGTGTTCCCGCCCAGCGACGACTTCGAGGAAACCCGCTGCGCCGTGATGGGCGTGCTGGCGCCGCTGGTGGGCATCATCGGGGCCATGCAGGCGGCCGAGGCCATCAAGCTGCTCAGCGGCGCAGGCACCTCGCTGGCCGGGCGGCTGCAGATGCTGGATGCGCGCAGCATGGCCTGGAATGACATCCGCATCCCCCGCGACCCGGAATGCACAGTGTGTGCGCAAAAGTCATAA
- the gpmA gene encoding 2,3-bisphosphoglycerate-dependent phosphoglycerate mutase: MYKIVLIRHGESTWNLENRFTGWTDVPLTDTGIAQAQNAGRLLKADNYEFDVAYTSVLKRATHTLWHCLDQMDRTYLPVVHSWRLNERHYGALQGLNKAETAKQYGDDQVLVWRRSYDTPPPALEATDPRCERSDPRYAKQTADQIPLTECLKDTVDRVLPFWNEAMAPAIKAGKRIVLAAHGNSIRALCKYLDNISDDDIVGLNIPNGIPLVYELDENLRPIRHYYLGDAEAAAAAAAAVAAQGQKK, encoded by the coding sequence ATGTACAAAATCGTTCTGATCCGCCACGGCGAATCCACCTGGAATCTTGAAAACCGCTTCACCGGCTGGACCGATGTGCCGCTGACCGACACCGGCATAGCCCAGGCGCAAAACGCGGGCCGCCTGCTCAAAGCCGACAACTATGAATTCGACGTGGCCTACACCAGCGTACTCAAGCGCGCCACCCACACCCTGTGGCACTGCCTGGACCAGATGGACCGCACCTACCTGCCTGTGGTGCACAGCTGGCGCCTGAACGAGCGCCACTACGGCGCGCTGCAAGGCCTGAACAAGGCCGAAACCGCCAAACAGTACGGCGACGACCAGGTGCTGGTGTGGCGCCGCAGCTACGACACGCCGCCGCCTGCGCTGGAAGCCACTGACCCGCGTTGCGAGCGCAGCGACCCGCGCTACGCCAAGCAAACCGCCGACCAGATCCCGCTGACCGAATGCCTGAAAGACACCGTGGACCGCGTGCTGCCGTTCTGGAACGAAGCCATGGCCCCGGCCATCAAGGCCGGTAAACGCATCGTGCTGGCCGCCCACGGCAACTCGATCCGTGCGTTGTGCAAGTACCTGGACAACATCTCCGACGACGACATCGTCGGCCTGAACATCCCCAACGGCATTCCGCTGGTGTACGAGCTGGACGAAAACCTCCGCCCTATCCGCCACTACTACCTGGGCGATGCCGAAGCCGCTGCCGCAGCGGCCGCCGCTGTCGCCGCCCAAGGCCAGAAGAAATAA
- the glpE_1 gene encoding thiosulfate sulfurtransferase GlpE produces MKFLLDNWMLIAIALAAGAGLLWPVISNSAGAGALTANGAVMRINREKAVVLDVREADEFAAGHIAAAKNLPVGQLEDKLASTVKNKTLPLILVCATGARANKALATAKKLGYEQAEVLSGGLKAWSEANLPLEKS; encoded by the coding sequence GTGAAGTTTTTACTAGACAACTGGATGCTGATTGCGATTGCGTTGGCGGCGGGCGCTGGCTTGCTGTGGCCCGTCATATCCAACAGCGCGGGCGCGGGTGCCCTTACGGCCAACGGTGCGGTGATGCGCATCAACCGCGAAAAGGCCGTGGTGCTGGACGTGCGCGAGGCCGATGAATTCGCCGCGGGCCATATTGCCGCCGCCAAAAACCTGCCGGTCGGCCAGTTGGAGGACAAGCTGGCCTCCACGGTGAAAAACAAGACGCTGCCCCTGATTTTGGTCTGCGCCACCGGTGCGCGTGCCAATAAAGCCTTGGCCACGGCCAAGAAGCTGGGCTACGAGCAGGCCGAAGTGCTCAGCGGCGGCCTGAAGGCCTGGAGCGAAGCCAACCTGCCGCTTGAAAAATCCTGA